The genome window CTCGAGCTTATAGGTCACCTTCCTGTAGTATTCGGCTGTGAATACGTCATTAAACACCACGCATGGCTGGAGCACATCTATAAGGGCTGAGCCCCTATGCCTTATAGCTTGTACTATTATGTTCTTCAGGTGGGGGGTGTCGAATGCATAGCTTCTAGCTACAAAGGTGTAGCCTGATGCGAGCGCCAGTAGGACGGGGTTTACTGCCTGCTGGACGTTGGGCTTTGGGAGAGCCTTTGTCCTTACACCTAAAGGTAGGGTAGGGGATGCTTGACCCTTTGTCAAGCCATACACGCCGTTGTCGTGTAGGATGACGACTATGTCGAGGTTTCGCCTACCTAAAGCTACGAAGTGGCCCGCGCCTATACCCAGCAAGTCCCCGTCCCCACCGTGCACTATTACGTTTAAGCTCGGGTTTGCTATCTTTATTCCCGTCGCGAATGGAATCGCCCTCCCGTGTAAGGTGTGAACTCCATTCACGTTTACAAAGTGTGGAATCTTGGAAGAACAACCGATGCCGGAAACAATCACTGTTTGAGATGGGTCAAGCTGCAGTTCTTCTAGAGCTTTGTAGACCGCTGTGAGTATTCCGTAGTTCCCGCAACCGGGACACCAGTCTGGCCACACGTTTGTCCTGTAATTCCATTT of Thermofilum uzonense contains these proteins:
- a CDS encoding 2-oxoacid:ferredoxin oxidoreductase subunit beta, with the protein product MELKWNYRTNVWPDWCPGCGNYGILTAVYKALEELQLDPSQTVIVSGIGCSSKIPHFVNVNGVHTLHGRAIPFATGIKIANPSLNVIVHGGDGDLLGIGAGHFVALGRRNLDIVVILHDNGVYGLTKGQASPTLPLGVRTKALPKPNVQQAVNPVLLALASGYTFVARSYAFDTPHLKNIIVQAIRHRGSALIDVLQPCVVFNDVFTAEYYRKVTYKLESDPSWDPYVRNPEEADEKRLKAMELALKLENKIPIGVFYANPYVPTFEDRLAESLKIYPQYNPANSPIERGKKPLMDKETLERVFSEFIVEVKE